The Pseudomonas sp. LFM046 region GCGAGGAATTTGTTGCAGCGGCTGAAGTGGCCATTGCCGAGGAAACCACGGTACGCCGACAGCGGAGACGGATGCGCGGACTTCAGGATCAGGTGCTTGGTGGGATCGATCAGCCGTTCCTTGCTCTGGGCATGGGAGCCCCAGAGCAGGAACACCAGGCTCTGGCGACGCTGGCTGACCACTTCGATTACCTTGTCGGTGAAGTGGTGCCAACCGGCGCTGGCATGGGAACCCGCGCGGGCCTGTTCGACGGTGAGGGACGTGTTGAGCAGCAGCACGCCCTGCTCCGCCCAGGACTGCAGGTAGCCGTGGGACGGAATCTCGATGTTCAGGTCGCGCTTGAGTTCCTTGTAGATGTTCTGCAGCGACGGCGGCGCGGGCACGCCCGGCTGCACCGAGAAGCACAGGCCGTGGGCCTGGCCGGGACCGTGGTAGGGGTCCTGGCCGATGATCACCACTTTCACCTGTTCCAGCGGTGTGGAATTCAGGGCGTTGAAGATCAGCGGGCCGGGCGGGAATATCACCTTTCCGGAGGCCTTCTCCTGGCGCAGGAAGTCGCCCAGGGCCTTCATGTAGGGCTTCTCGAACTCGTCCTTCAGGGCATCTTTCCAGCTCGGTTCGAGCTTGATCCGATCGTCGTTCTCAGTCATTGCTCATTCTTTTCCGTGGCGGTTGCCGGGGCGCTTCCCGCCCGATGGTCGGGCACCCTAAAAAATGCCCACTACCCTTGTCAATCAAGGACGCAAGGAACAAACCCCGCATGGACAATCGCCACGACTCGGTGAAAGTCGCGCTCTATGAGCGCTTCCTGAAGGACCCAGACGCCCTGCCGCCGATACCGGGGGTATCCCCGCGCCTGCGTCAGCTGCTGGCCGCCGGCAAGCCCGCGAGCGAGCAGATCTGCGCCCTGCTGGAAGAGTCCCCAGCCCTGGCCAGTCGCCTGATGCAGTTCGCCGCCCTGCCCCTGCTCGGCCATATCCGGCCCGCTTCCCAGTTGCAGGAAGTCGTGAAACAGCTGGATGGCAAACGCCTGGCCAACCTGGTGCTGGCCTTCGAATTGCGGCAGCTGTTCGACGGCGCCGAATCCAGCCTGCTGAAAGTGTTCAGCAAGCGCTGGAGCCTCAGCCTGCAGCGGGCCGCTTTCAGCGCCGGCCTGGCCCAGCACCTGCCCCATCTGGAAGTGGAAGACGCCCTGCTCGCCGGGTTGCTGCAGGATGTCGGCAGCCTGCCGCTGTTGCAGGAGCTGCACCAGTGGCCCCACGTCTCGCGCCTGGAGGTCGACCTGCAACGGCTTTGCGATCAGCTTTCGGACGACCTGGGCGTGCTCCTGCTGACCGCCTGGAAACTGCCCGCCACCCTGCTGGACTGCGCCCGCTTGCGCCGCGACTGGTGCCGCCAGCACAAAGGCCCGGTGGACCTGGCGGATGTCGTGCAGGTTGCCAGCCAACTGCTGGACGAGCCTCGCGACGACGAACGCCTGGCCAGGCTGCCTGCCTACCAGCGCATGGAATTGCCGGCGCCGCAGATATTGCGGGCGGAAATGGCGGAGGTGGTGGCGCTGTGGCTGAAGTTGCTGGGCGGCAGGTCGCTGGGCACCGATTGACTCGCTGGCCTCAAGCGGTCCGCCAGATCGTAGGGTGGATCACGCTTCACCGATCCACCATTGCGCTCGCCCCCAGCCACGACGGTGGACATGAAAAGCGATGTCCACCCTACGTCTGTACGGCCTGACGCGACTCCCTGCAAGGGCGAATGCATTCGCCCCCACAACCGCCGCGTAGCTCACCCTTGATGCAACGCCCGGTAATGACTGGGCGCCATCCCCACCACCTTGCGGAACAGTCGCGAGAAGTAATAGACGTCCTCGTACCCCAGCTGCTCGGCGATCTGCCGCACGCCCTGGTCGCCTTCGTCCAGCAGGCGGCAGGCGTGGGCCATTTTCAGTTGGATGAAGTCCTGGATCGGCGCATGGCCGGTCAGGGCGCGATAGGTCTTGGCGAAGTGGAAGCGCGACAGTTTGAACTGCGCCGCCAACTGGTCGAGGTTGAGGCTGTCATGGAGGTGGGCGCGCATCACCGCCTGCACCGCATCGACGTCCAGCACCCGGCCGGACTTGAGGTAGCCCCGCACCGGCAGCACCGCCAGCGACGTCAGCAGGGTCTGCAACTGATGGGCGGCATGGATGAAATGAGGCAAGTTCAGGCCCTGCTTGCGCAATCCCAGCAGGGCATCGAAGTCCGCCAGCAGGCGCGGCTGCACACCAATGCGGCGCAGGGCCGACTGCCCCAGCGGACGCAGGTACTCCTCCACCAACTCGCCCTCGAAGTGCACCCAATAGATGCTCCAGGGCCGCTGGGCATCAGCGCCGTAGGCGTGCAGCTGCCCCTTGGGCAGGAGCAGCAGGTCACCACCGCCCACCTCGAATCGTCCATCCCCATACTCCAGCCAGCCCTGTCCCGAGCGGCAGTAGATCAGCAGGTTGTCGTCCGGGGCGTGGCGCTGCATGCGATGCCCCTGGGCCTCCGGGTAGTAGCCCAGGGCCAGCGGGTAACAGGCGGAGGTCAAGGGATTGCGAGCCAGCAGGCGGCGCAGGCGGGGTGGCGTGGTGAAGCGCACGCCGTTGGCCGGCAAGGGCCAGTTGGAGGTTTCCACGTTGCGATTCATGGCTGTCGTTGTGATGACCTTCAATACCAAGATCGTCCATCCCGCAACCAAGATCGTCAATCCACAACTGCCTCGGCCGCCGCTATAAGAACAAGAAAAAACAAGGTCCCAACACAGACAAGCCCCCCCGCGTTCCAGCATGGGCCGGCTTCGAGGAGGACAAGATGGCCAAGACGATTCCGCAACTCATCGATGGCGAATGGCGCGAGAGCCGCGCCCGCGAGCTGATCGAAGTCACCGACCCGGCGACCCAGGAAGTCCTGGCCCTGGCGCCCAAGGCCACGGCCGAGGAAATCGAGGCGGCTGTCGCCAGCGCCAAGGAAGCCTTCCAGACCTGGCGTGAAGTGCCCGTACCGGAACGCGCCCGGTTGATGCTGCGTTACCAGCAACTGCTCAAGGACCATCACGACGAGCTCGCCGAACTGCTGGCGAGCGAAACCGGCAAGACCTTCGCCGATGCCAAGGGCGATGTCTGGCGCGGCATCGAAGTGGCCGAGCACGCCGCCAACGTGGCCAGCCTGATGATGGGCGAAACGGTTGAGAACGTTGCCCGCGAGATCGACACCGCCAGTTGGGTCCAGCCGCTGGGCGTGTGTGTGGGCATCACCCCCTTCAACTTCCCGGCGATGATCCCGCTGTGGATGTTTCCGCTGGCCGTCGCCTGCGGCAACACCTTCGTCCTGAAGCCCTCCGAGCAGGACCCGCTGACACCCAACCGCCTTGCCGAGCTGTTCATCGAAGCCGGTGCGCCCAAAGGCGTGCTCCAGGTGATCCACGGCGGGCGCGAGCAGGTCGACGCCCTGCTCACCCACCCGGACGTGCGCGCCATTTCCTTCGTCGGCTCGGTACCCGTGGGCCAGCACATCTACCGCACCGGCACCGCCCACCTGAAACGGGTGCAGGCCTTCGCCGGCGCCAAGAACCACATGGTGGTGTTGCCCGACGCCCACAAGGACCAGGTGCTGAGCAACCTGGTGGGTGCCAGCTGCGGGGCCGCCGGCCAGCGCTGCATGGCCATCAGCGTGGCGATCTTCGTGGGCGAGGCGCGCCAGTGGATTCCCGAACTGGCCGCACAGATGGCCGAGCTGCGCCCCGGTCACTGGAAGGACGCCCATTCGGCGTTCGGTCCGCTCATCAGCCAGCAAGCCCGCCAGCGGGTACTGCGGCTGATCGCCGAAGGCAAGGTAGAAGGCGCCGAATGCCTGCTGGATGGCTCCCAGTGCCAGGTGCCCGGCTATCCGAACGGAAACTGGCTGGGCCCGACCCTGTTCCGTGGCGTGACGCCGAAGATGGGCCTGTACCGCGAGGAAATCTTCGGCCCGGTGCTGGTGTGCATGGAGGTGGACAGCCTCGAAGAAGCCATCGCCCTGGTCAACGCCAACCCCTACGGCAACGGCACCAGCCTGTTCACTCGCTCCGGCGGCGCCGCGCGGCACTTCCAGCATGCGGTGGAAGTTGGCCAGGTAGGGATCAACGTGCCCATCCCGGTGCCCCTGCCCTTCTTCTCCTTCACGGGCTGGAAGGGCTCCTTCTACGGCGACCTCCATGCCTACGGCAAACAGGCGGTGCGCTTCTACACCGAAACCAAGACGGTCACCACGCGATGGTTCGATGACACACCCGTCACCGGCCCGAACATGACCATCCATTTGAAGTAGGGGCGAATTCATTCGCCAAGCGGTGCGCAGCACCGCCACGCAACCGAGCCAAGGCACACGACATATGGATTTCGACCTCACCGAAGAACAACGCCTGCTGGTGGACAGCGCCCGCGCCTTCGCCAGCCATGAGCTGGCTCCCTTTGCCGCGGACTGGGACCGGGGCCACCACTTCCCGCTGGAGGTGATCCGCCGCGCGGCCGAGCAGGGCTATCTCGGCCTCTACATCGCGGAAGAAGACGGCGGACTGGGGCTGTCCCGGTTGTCTGCCTCGCTGATCTTCGAACAGCTGGCCGCCGGCTGCGTGGCCACCACCGCCTACCTGACCATCCACAACATGGCAGCCTGGATGCTCGCCTCCTTTGGCGATGCCGAGCTCAAGGCACGCTGGCTGCCCGGCCTGATCAATGGCGAGCTGCTGGCGTCCTACTGCCTGACCGAACCGGACGCCGGTTCCGACGCGGCCCATCTGCGCACCCGCGCCCGCCGAGACGGCGACGATTACGTGCTGGATGGCAGCAAGTGCTTCATTTCCGGCGCCGGCAGCACCCAGGTGCTGATCGTCATGGCGCGCACCGGGGAAGATGGCGCCAAGGGCATTTCCTGCTTCCTGGTGCCGGCCGATGCCGAGGGCGTCCGCTACGGGCGCAACGAAGACAAGATGGGCTGGCGCGCCCAACCCACCCGTACCATCACCTTCGAGGGCGTGCGCGTTCCCGCGGGCAATCGCATCGGCCCGGAGGGTCAGGGTTTCGTCTATGCCATGAAGGGGCTGGACGGCGGTCGCCTGAACATCGCCAGCTGCTCCCTCGGTGCCGCCCAGGCGGCCCTCGAACAGAGCCTGCGCTACGTGGAGGAACGCAAACAGTTCGGCAAGCCCCTGGCCGACTTCCAGGCCCTGCAGTTCAAGCTCGCCGACATGCTCACCGCCCTCACCGCCAGCCGGCAGATGGTGCGCCTGGCCGCCCATCGCCTGGACCAGCGCCACGCCGAAGCCAGCCTCTACTGCGCCATGGCCAAGCGCTTCGCCACCGACCAGTGCTTCGAGCTGTGCAACGAAGCCCTGCAACTCCACGGCGGATACGGCTACCTGAACGACTATCCTCTGGAGCGCTGGGTGCGAGACACACGGGTGCACCAGATACTCGAAGGTACGAATGAAATCATGCGCGTCATCGTGGCGCGCCGTTTACTGGAACAGGGCGGCGCCCTCGACCGTCTTTTGTAAGGAGATGCACATGTCCACTGCCGTTGAACCCTACCAGCCCGGCGTCTTCGACCTGACCCACAAGCTGACCGTCGAGAAGCATGGCCACACTGCGCTGCTCACCATCAACAACCCGCCGGCCAATACCTGGGACCGCGAGTCGCTGATCGGCCTCAAGCAGCTGGTCGAGCACCTCAACCACGACGACAACATCTACGCCCTGGTGGTGACCGGCCAGGGACCGAAGTTCTTCAGCGCCGGCGCCGACCTCAAGCTCTTCGCCGACGGCGACAAGGCCCGCGCCCGCGAGATGGCCCGGCGCTTCGGCGAAGCCTTCGAGGCCCTGCGGGATTTCCGTGGCGTGTCCATCGCCGCCATCAACGGCTACGCCATGGGTGGCGGCCTGGAATGCGCCCTGGCCTGCGACATCCGCATCGCCGAACGTCAGGCCCAGATGGCCCTGCCGGAAGCTGCCGTAGGCTTGCTGCCCTGCGCCGGCGGCACCCAGGCCCTGTCCTGGCTGGTGGGCGAAGGCTGGGCCAAGCGCATGATCCTTTGCGGCGAACGCGTGGATGCCGAGACGGCCCTGCGCATCGGACTGGTGGAACAGGTGGTGGACAGTGGCGAGGCCCGTGGCACCGCCCTGCTATTGGCGGCCAAGGTGGCCCGCCAGAGCCCGGTGGCAGTGCGCACCATCAAGCCGCTGATCCAGGGCGCGCGGGAGCGCGGGCCGAACAGCTGGCTGCCGGAAGAGCGCGAGCGCTTCGTCGACCTGTTCGACGCCGACGACACCCGCGAAGGCGTCAACGCCTTCCTGGAAAAACGCGACCCGCACTGGCGCAACAAATGACCGATAGCCGGACGACCACGACCATGAATGTGAGTTTCGAAGAACGCAGTGGCCTGCATGGCGCCCGCATCGGCATCGCCAGCCTGGACGCCGAAGCCAGCCTGAACGCCCTGTCGCTGCCGATGATCGAAGCCCTGGACGCAAAGCTGCGCGCCTGGGCGCAGGACCCGGAAATCGTCTGCGTGCTGCTGCGCGGCAACGGGCCCAAGGCCTTCTGCGCCGGTGGTGACGTGCGCAAACTGGTGGACGCCTGCCGCGAACATCCCGGGGTGGTGCCGCCGCTGGCTGGCCGCTTCTTCTCGGACGAATACCGCCTCGACCACCGTATCCACACCTACCCCAAGCCGCTGATCTGCTGGGCCCACGGCCATGTGCTGGGCGGCGGCATGGGCCTGATGCAAGGTGCCTCGATCCGCATCGTCACCCCGTCCAGCCGCCTGGGGATGCCGGAGATCAATATCGGCCTCTACCCCGATGTGGGCGGCAGCTGGTTCCTCGCCCGCCTGCCGGGCAAGCTCGGTCTCTTCCTCGGCCTGGGGGCGGGCACAATCAACGCCCACGACGCCCTGGACCTTGACCTGGCCGACCGCTTCCTCCTCGAAGACCAGCAGGACGCCCTGATCAAGGGCCTGGTCCAGCTCAACTGGCAGGACAAGCCGCAAACCCAGCTCAACAGCCTGCTCAAGGCCCTGGAGCACGAAGCCCGTGGCCATCTGCCGGAAGCCCAGTGGCTGCCGCGCCGCAAGCGCATCGACGAACTGCTGGACGTCGCCGACCTGCCCGCAGCCTGGAAGGCCATGACCGCCCTGCACCACGACAGCGACGTGCCCCTGGCCCGTGCCGCCAAGACCCTGGCCGGTGGCTGCCCGCTCACCGCCCACCTGGTCTGGGAGCAGATCCGCCGGGCGAAGCACCTGTCGCTGGCCGAGGTGTTCCGCATGGAATACGCGATGAGCCTGAACTGCTGCCGCCATCCGGAGTTTCCCGAGGGCGTGCGCGCCCGGTTGATCGACAAGGACAACGCACCGCGCTGGCACTGGCCGGATGTCGCCGCCATTCCCCGGGCGGTGATCGACGCCCATTTCGAGCCGGTGTGGGAAGGCCGGCACCCCCTGGACGATCTCTGACAAGCAGCCCGGCGCCCCTGGGCCCGGACCAAGGAGAAGCACGATGAGCAAGATCGCCTTTATCGGACTCGGTCACATGGGCCTGCCCATGGCCCGCAACCTGCTCAAGGCCGGCCACGCGCTGGCGGTCTACGACCTGGTGCAGGCCGCCGTGGATGAATTGGCGGCCGAGGGGGCCAGGCCTGCGCGGGATGCACGGGACGCGGTCAGCGGCGCGGGCGTGGTGATCACCATGCTGCCGGCCAGCCGGCATGTGGAAGGTCTGCTGCTGGGCGATGGCGGGCTGCTGGAATCCATCGTCGCCGGCAGTCTGGTGCTGGAGTGCTCGACCATCGCCCCGGAGTCCGCGCGCAAGGTCCATGCAGCCGCAAAAGCGCGCGGCATCGAACTGCTGGATGCGCCGGTGTCCGGCGGCACAGCGGGCGCAGCCGCCGGCACGCTGACCTTCATGGTCGGCGGCGAGGCAGCGGCCCTGGAAAAGGCGCGGCCGATCTTCCAGGCCATGGGCAAGAACATCTTCCATGCCGGTCCCGACGGCGCCGGGCAGGTGGCCAAGGTGTGCAACAACCAACTGCTGGCGGTGCAGATGATCGGCACCGCCGAATCCATGGCCCTGGGCGTGGCCAATGGCCTGGACCCGGCCATCCTCGCCGAGATCATGCGCCAGAGTTCAGGCGGCAACTGGGTGCTGGAGCGCTACAACCCGTGGCCGGGCGTGATGCCCAACGCGCCGGCGAGCAAGGAATATGAAGGCGGCTTCATGGCCGAGCTGATGGCCAAGGACCTGGGGCTTGCCCAGGAGGCCGCGCAGAACAGCCTCTCCAGCACCCCCATGGGCGCCCTGGCGTTGCAGCTGTATCGGCTGCTGCTCAAGCAGGGCAAGGGCAAGAAGGATTTCTCGGTGGTGCAGAAACTGTTCACCGAGTGACCTCGCCCAGCCCCCAGATGATGAGTCTCAGCAACGCAAGATGAGTGGAGCAGAGCGATACCCATGCGGACCGGGCTGATGGGTATCGCTTCGCTCCTTCCTACGAAGCATCAGCGCAGGCTCAACGCTCGCGCAGCGCCTCGGCCCGGGCGCGGATGATGGGTTTCAGCAAGTAGCTGAGGATGCTCTTCTTGCCGGTCATGATGTCCACCGTGGCCACCATGCCGGGGATGATCAGCAGCGGGTCCTGCTCGGTGCCCAGGTGGCTCTTCTGGGTGCGCAGCTTGATCAGGTAGAAGCTGTTGCCTTCCTCGTCGGTGATGGTGTCCGCGCCGATCTGTTCCAGTTCGGCCGACAGTCCGCCGTAGATGGTGTAGTCGTAGGCGGTGAACTTGACCATGGCTTTCTGCCCGGGATGGAGGAAGGCGATGTCCTGGGGTCGGATCCGTGCTTCCACCAGCAGGGTGTCGTCCAGCGGCACGATTTCCACCAGGTCGCTGCCCGGCTGGATCACGCCACCGATGGTATTCACCAGCAGTTGCTTGACGATGCCGCGCACGGGCGAGGTGACGAGGGTGCGCTTGACCCGGTCTTCCAGCGCCTTGCCGGTGGCATTGGCCTTGTTCAGCTCGGTGCGCGCTTCGTTCAGTTGGCCCAGGGCTTCGCTGCGGAAGCGCGAACGGGTTTCGGCGATCTTGTTCTCGGCTTCCTTGATCGCCGACTCGGCGCGGGGAATGGCGAGGCCCGTGGCTTCCAACTGGCCACGGTTTTCCACCTCGGCACGGCGCAGGCGCAGGACTTCCACCTTGGAAATGGCGCCCTCGGCCACCAGGGGCTCGGAGATGGCGATCTCCTGCCGCAGCAGCTGCAGGCTGTTACGGAACTGCTCCTGCTTGGAAATGAACTCCTGCAGCTCCTGGCGACGCTGCACGAGCTGCTGTTCCAGGCCGCCCACCTCGTCTTGCAATTGCTGCTGCCGGCTGCGGTAGAGCGCTTCCTCGCTGGCCGTCTGTTCCGGGGCGAGCTTGCGCAGGTCCTCGGAGATCCGCAGCGGGCGCTCCTCGACCTCGGCGCTCAGGCGCTCCACCCGCAGCTGCATGGCGGTGCGGTCGGCCTCAGTCTCACCGACGTTGGACTGGAAGCGGGTCGGGTCCAGGCGCAGCAGCGGATCACCCACTTCCACCACCTGGCCTTCGCGAATGAACAGCTCGGAAATGATGCCGCCTTCCAGGTTCTGAATCTTCTGCAGCTTGGACGAAGGAATGGCCTTGCCTTCACCCCGGGTGACTTCATCGATCTGGGCGAAGTGGGCCCAGAGCAGCATGAACAGGGTGAAGCCGATCAGCGTCCAGATGGTCAGGCGCACCACGCGAGGTGCGTCTTCCACCAGGGCCTTGTTGACCTCGGGGAGCGGCTGGTCGGACAGGGACTCGCTGCCCTGGAAATACTGGCGCAGCGCGCCGGAAGCCTTATGCGACACTGATCTGCCCCTTCTTCAGCGCTTCCATGACCGATTCCTTCGGACCATCGGCAATGACCCGGCCACGGTCGACGATCAGCAGCCGGTCCACCAGCGAGAGCATGGAGGCACGGTGGGTGACCAGCAGCAGGGTCTTGTTGGCGATTACCGCGGCGAGGCGCTCCTTCAAGCGCTCCTCACCCGGGTTGTCCATGGAGCTGGTGGGTTCGTCGAGCAGCAGGATCGGCGGGTCCAGCAACAAGGCGCGGGCCAGGGCGACGTTCTGCCGCTGGCCACCGGACAGGTTCTGGCCACGCTCGCCCACCTGCAGCTCGTAGCCCTGGGGGTGCAGCCGGGCGAACTCGTGCACGCCGGACAGCTCGGAGGCCTGCAGGACCAGCTCGTCTTCCACGTAGCGGGCACCGGACATCAGGTTGTCGCGCAGGGTGCCGCTGAACAGCTGGATGTCCTGGGGCACGTAGCCGACGTTGTGGCGCAGCTCGCTGACGTCCAACTGGCGGATGTCGGTGCCGTCCACCAGCAGGCTGCCGGAGTCGGCCTGGTAGAGCCCGACGATCAGCTTGGCCAGGGAGCTCTTGCCCGAGCCGCTGCGGCCGATGATGCCGATCTTCTCGCCCGGACGGATGATCAGGTTGACCCCGCTGAGGGCCACGCTCTGCTGGTGCGGATAGGTGAAGCTGACCTCGCGCAGTTCCAGGCTGCCCTGCAGCTTGGAGCGGACCAGCGGCTGCTCGCCTTCCTGGCGTTCCTGGGGCAGGTCCATCATCTGGTCCACGGAATTCATGGTCAGGCGCGCCTGCTGGTAGCGGGTGAACAGGCCCGACAACTGGCTCAGCGGGCCGAGGGCGCGGCCATTGAGCATGTAGCAGGCGATCAGGCCGCCCATGCTGAGGTCGCCGGCCATGATCAGGTAGACGCCGGCAACGATCATCACCACGCCAGCGAGCTGCTGGATCATCAGGGTCAGGTTCATCGCCAGGCTGGAGAGCATCTTCACCCGCAGTTCGAGGCGGCCGAGGGTGCCGATGGTCTGTTCCCAGATGTACTGACGGTCGCTCTCGGCGTTGTTCACCTTCACCGCATCGAGGCTGGCGAGGGTTTCGATCAGGCTCGACTGACGCTCGGCGGCCAGCGCCATGGTGCGGTCCATGGTCGCCACCAGCGGTTTCTGCAGCAGCCAGCTGATGCCCAGGGCCAGCGGGAAGGCCAGCAGGGGCACCCAGACCAGGGGGCCGCCAAGCAGGCCGATCACCAAGAGGATCAGCAGGGTAAACGGCAGGTCGATGACACTGGTCAGGGTCAGGGAGGCGAGGAAGTCCCGTAGCGTCTGGAACTCGTGGATGTTCTGGGCAAAGCTGCCAACCCGCGTCGGACGGAACTTCATCGCCATGCCGACGATGCGCTCGAACAGGGTGGCGGAAATGATCAGGTCGGTCTTCTTGCCCGCCAGGTCCAGGCACAGACCGCGCATGGTCTTGAGCAGCAGATCGAAGATGTAGGCGCCGGAGATGCCGATGGCCAGCACCCAGAGGGTGGCGGCGGCCTGGTTGGGCACCACGCGGTCGTACACGTTCATCACGAAGAGTGGCGCGCTGAGGCCGATCAGGTTGATCAGCAGGCTGGCGGCCACCGCATCGATATAGAGCCAGCGGGAACGCTTGAGGGTGTCGCGAAACCAGGACTGGGTGCGCGGGATCAGGCTGCCCTGGTTCAGGTCGTACTTGTGCTGGGGCTGGGCGAAGAACACCTGGCCGCTGTAGTCCTCCTGCAGCAGCTCACGCGTCACCTTCACTTCGCCGCCGTCGCTCTCGCTGAGCAGCAGGCGTGCCTTGCCGTCGTCGGTCCAGCCGAGCATCACCGCGCAGCGACCTTCCTTGAGCAACAGCAGGGCCGGCAGGGCGATCTTCGGAATCTGCTCCAGGCGCCGCTGCAGCAGTCGGCCCTGGAGGCCGGCGCGGGCTGCCGCGCGGGGCAGCAGCTCGGGGGTCAGGCGCTGCTTGGGCAGTGGCAGTCCGCTGGTGAGCATGGCCCGGTTGGCCGGCTTGCGGTGCAGGACGCACAGGGACAGCAGCGAGTCCAGCAAGGGATCGTCATGCTGACCGCGTGGATCGGTGTTGAGTTGAACGCGACTGACTTCTGGATCCACGCCTCGGCACTCTTGTTCTGGGTTCTTCGAAAGGCTCAGCCCGGATCAGAACTCACAAGCCCGGCGAGACGGAGGCGTCTCACCGGGCGGTGCGCATCGGATCAGGACTTAGTTCAGGCCGGGAAGGGTTGCCTGGGGCTTCAGCTCCGTCTGTACGACCGAGGCCATCGGCGCGACCACTCCCTGGCTCTTCAGCAACTCGCCCATCGTGGCCTTGATGCGGTACTGAGTAAACAACTCGGTGTAACGCAGATCGACCAGCCGACGAGAGGCAGTGAACAGCTCGTTTTCGCTGTCCAGCAGGTCCAACAGCGTGCGCTCGCCGATGCTGAACTGCTTCTGGTAGGACTCACGCACACGGGTACTGTAGTCGACATACTGCTGCGCGATCGGCAGCTGCTCGCGAGCGTTGCCCAGGGCGTTCCAGGACAGGCCGAGGTCTTCGTTCAGCACACGCAGGGCGTTGTTGCGGATGTCCAGGGCCTCGTTGATCTGGTAGGCCTTGGATTCCAGGTCGGCCTTGTTGCTGCCGCCGGCAAACAGGTTGTAACGCATGCGCAACATTGCCTGCCATTCGTTGGAATGACCGTTCTCGCCATCCAGGTCATTGTCCGCGTTGCGGGACAATTCGGCGTCGAAACGCGGATAGAAGGTGGACTTGGCGGCTTCGTACTGCTTCTCGGCCGCAGCGACATCGGACT contains the following coding sequences:
- a CDS encoding HlyD family type I secretion periplasmic adaptor subunit — its product is MSHKASGALRQYFQGSESLSDQPLPEVNKALVEDAPRVVRLTIWTLIGFTLFMLLWAHFAQIDEVTRGEGKAIPSSKLQKIQNLEGGIISELFIREGQVVEVGDPLLRLDPTRFQSNVGETEADRTAMQLRVERLSAEVEERPLRISEDLRKLAPEQTASEEALYRSRQQQLQDEVGGLEQQLVQRRQELQEFISKQEQFRNSLQLLRQEIAISEPLVAEGAISKVEVLRLRRAEVENRGQLEATGLAIPRAESAIKEAENKIAETRSRFRSEALGQLNEARTELNKANATGKALEDRVKRTLVTSPVRGIVKQLLVNTIGGVIQPGSDLVEIVPLDDTLLVEARIRPQDIAFLHPGQKAMVKFTAYDYTIYGGLSAELEQIGADTITDEEGNSFYLIKLRTQKSHLGTEQDPLLIIPGMVATVDIMTGKKSILSYLLKPIIRARAEALRER
- a CDS encoding type I secretion system permease/ATPase encodes the protein MDPEVSRVQLNTDPRGQHDDPLLDSLLSLCVLHRKPANRAMLTSGLPLPKQRLTPELLPRAAARAGLQGRLLQRRLEQIPKIALPALLLLKEGRCAVMLGWTDDGKARLLLSESDGGEVKVTRELLQEDYSGQVFFAQPQHKYDLNQGSLIPRTQSWFRDTLKRSRWLYIDAVAASLLINLIGLSAPLFVMNVYDRVVPNQAAATLWVLAIGISGAYIFDLLLKTMRGLCLDLAGKKTDLIISATLFERIVGMAMKFRPTRVGSFAQNIHEFQTLRDFLASLTLTSVIDLPFTLLILLVIGLLGGPLVWVPLLAFPLALGISWLLQKPLVATMDRTMALAAERQSSLIETLASLDAVKVNNAESDRQYIWEQTIGTLGRLELRVKMLSSLAMNLTLMIQQLAGVVMIVAGVYLIMAGDLSMGGLIACYMLNGRALGPLSQLSGLFTRYQQARLTMNSVDQMMDLPQERQEGEQPLVRSKLQGSLELREVSFTYPHQQSVALSGVNLIIRPGEKIGIIGRSGSGKSSLAKLIVGLYQADSGSLLVDGTDIRQLDVSELRHNVGYVPQDIQLFSGTLRDNLMSGARYVEDELVLQASELSGVHEFARLHPQGYELQVGERGQNLSGGQRQNVALARALLLDPPILLLDEPTSSMDNPGEERLKERLAAVIANKTLLLVTHRASMLSLVDRLLIVDRGRVIADGPKESVMEALKKGQISVA